In bacterium, a single window of DNA contains:
- a CDS encoding transcriptional repressor: MGTADFRMTRQRRMILQELRKVRTHPTADEIYVQIRKIMPRISLGTVYRNLEILSEMGIIRKIEGCGNQKRFDGNAENHYHIRCMHCGKVDDLPGDVVSGIIYDNGKMLGYHVLDHTLYFNGICKSCNSRKTEPRDNKNL; encoded by the coding sequence GTGGGAACTGCAGATTTCAGAATGACACGTCAGAGGAGGATGATTCTCCAGGAGTTGAGGAAAGTTCGCACCCATCCGACTGCGGACGAAATCTATGTACAGATCCGTAAAATCATGCCTCGTATCAGCCTCGGTACAGTGTACCGTAATCTCGAAATTCTTTCCGAGATGGGCATAATCAGGAAAATTGAAGGATGCGGGAACCAGAAGCGGTTCGATGGCAATGCGGAAAACCATTACCATATTCGATGCATGCATTGCGGGAAGGTCGATGATTTACCGGGAGATGTTGTATCGGGCATCATATACGACAACGGAAAAATGCTTGGTTATCATGTTCTCGATCATACGCTTTATTTCAACGGTATATGCAAGTCATGCAATTCCAGAAAAACCGAACCCCGGGATAACAAAAATCTTTAG